In one Arachis duranensis cultivar V14167 chromosome 9, aradu.V14167.gnm2.J7QH, whole genome shotgun sequence genomic region, the following are encoded:
- the LOC107466633 gene encoding 26S proteasome non-ATPase regulatory subunit 11 homolog: MTPQLLEFVIPLLEMDLSFSCPVAKIPGKSALQIALCKEMRVEVRLATLLMENKEFSEALTLLSSSVKEVRRLDDKLLLVDIELLESKLHFSLRNLPKAKAALIAARTAANAIYVPPAQQGAIDLQSGLLHAEEKD; the protein is encoded by the exons ATGACTCCACAG CTTCTTGAGTTCGTCATTCCA CTTTTGGAAATGGATCTGAGCTT CTCTTGTCCAGTTGCTAAAATTCCAGGAAAATCTGCTCTTCAAATTGCACTCTGCAAAGAAATG AGAGTTGAGGTAAGGCTTGCAACACTTCTAATGGAAAATAAGGAGTTTTCAGAAGCTTTGACTTTACTCTCCAGCTCTGTCAAAGAGGTTAGAAGATTAGATGACAAGCTTCTACTTGTAGACATAGAATTGCTGGAAAGCAAGCTACACTTCTCATTAAGGAACCTTCCAAAGGCAAAAGCTGCACTCATAGCAGCAAGAACAGCTGCAAATGCTATTTATGTGCCGCCGGCACAGCAAGGTGCCATAGATCTGCAAAGTGGACTACTGCATGCTGAGGAGAAGGATTAG